Proteins encoded within one genomic window of Candidatus Berkiella cookevillensis:
- the icmV gene encoding type IVB secretion system protein IcmV, translated as MAKRRGIMSRLIDTRVDRWMSWDYLSDTTSKIKSSVLDLATPQKAKFSETFEEAMIRLELTEKDLVNRKKEFTRLFYLFTLIGLLIIGYAVYMAYLGHFGACLISFGLAGFSFTQAFKWHFWLFQLRNRKLGCSVKEWLDGKVVDVHGTDIALKSSRNNKDLSDKEP; from the coding sequence ATGGCAAAACGCAGAGGCATTATGAGCAGGCTGATCGACACGCGTGTCGATCGTTGGATGAGTTGGGATTACTTATCCGACACAACATCTAAAATCAAAAGCTCTGTGCTTGATCTTGCAACACCGCAAAAGGCAAAATTCTCAGAAACCTTTGAAGAAGCCATGATTCGATTGGAGCTCACTGAGAAAGATCTCGTCAATCGTAAAAAAGAATTCACACGTCTCTTCTATTTATTTACCCTGATCGGATTATTAATTATTGGTTATGCTGTCTACATGGCTTATCTTGGGCACTTTGGTGCTTGCCTTATTTCATTCGGTCTTGCTGGTTTTTCTTTCACTCAAGCATTCAAATGGCATTTCTGGCTCTTTCAATTACGCAACCGCAAACTAGGCTGTAGTGTGAAAGAATGGTTGGATGGTAAAGTCGTTGACGTACATGGTACCGATATCGCTCTTAAGTCCAGCAGAAATAATAAAGACCTGAGTGATAAGGAACCTTAA
- a CDS encoding DotA/TraY family protein encodes MRFRWFLLLIVLFIPVTSFATSSGGFSVDPADKSMQYLASIFGSIPALPIQAPPDDGSATTSVSRVFQPLVHKFNIVVFALGIIIIIYTTLVGTLSTAQEGEVLGKKWSSIWIPARIGMGMYLLLPAAGSGGYSYVQIAILWMIVQGVGAANAVWKEVVLDPNSIHDDTREARLANAKPVILGLLKSALCMEKLNKMAIDDPSFMIVLGENIDVYTNENMTATEVGRPGSAGLEKPICGKFVKNSYKNLGSDEDTAKNIIHSAISNAFWTVDLAAYEAINTPKEEWFNFDQLVAAASTLSNAMTSLKQTVSLDSTKELAIQNGWIHAGSYYFKIIEATGGSESAVTIEPNDPNTDELAQLFGGDERAANTFLTEIGSLADDYLEKASDNLEPVDAGDRHTGDLGFQTKTSSLSGDAVKALDAVFGSFFKDIAVKIGEYMHNNSTDPIVSISRFGSDVVVIVEAIFWGSLVAIFLVWLLTSIMCCMQPLCNAMNFLIGVIIPLAGLAISIAWVEGIIMALYIPMIPYLVFTFAAITWVILVIEALLAAPLIGLSLVMPSEDELGKATTGIVILFGLFMRPVLMIVGFIFSVKLILVAFTMISFGFGATLQYSVQLGIGLFGCIAVLFLYMGIATAVVHECFSLIYKVPDKTLAWINAGGGGHDEGSKVKALRGSTEAGAKVGQKAMSGLLGAAGSLSKSTGGGGKGGGGGMKL; translated from the coding sequence ATGAGATTTCGCTGGTTTTTACTACTCATTGTACTATTCATTCCAGTCACGTCTTTTGCAACGAGCTCTGGCGGTTTTTCTGTAGATCCTGCTGATAAATCAATGCAGTATCTTGCCAGTATCTTTGGTAGTATTCCAGCACTCCCTATACAAGCACCACCAGATGATGGTTCAGCAACAACCTCAGTCAGCCGTGTCTTCCAGCCACTGGTTCACAAATTTAATATTGTTGTCTTTGCTCTGGGTATCATTATTATCATTTACACCACTTTGGTTGGTACACTCAGTACTGCTCAGGAAGGAGAAGTGCTGGGCAAGAAATGGTCTTCCATCTGGATACCGGCACGCATTGGTATGGGCATGTATTTATTATTACCCGCAGCGGGATCGGGGGGGTATAGTTACGTGCAAATTGCCATTCTCTGGATGATTGTTCAGGGGGTGGGCGCAGCAAATGCTGTATGGAAAGAAGTTGTATTGGATCCGAATTCTATTCACGATGACACGCGAGAAGCCAGACTCGCCAATGCAAAGCCTGTGATCTTAGGCCTGCTTAAAAGTGCCTTATGCATGGAAAAATTAAATAAAATGGCCATCGACGACCCCAGTTTTATGATTGTATTGGGGGAAAATATCGATGTCTACACCAATGAAAATATGACAGCCACTGAAGTCGGCCGCCCCGGCTCAGCAGGTCTAGAAAAGCCAATCTGTGGTAAATTTGTTAAAAATTCATATAAAAACTTAGGCTCGGATGAAGACACCGCTAAAAATATTATACATTCAGCCATCTCTAATGCTTTCTGGACGGTTGACTTAGCGGCATATGAAGCCATCAATACGCCTAAAGAAGAATGGTTTAACTTTGATCAGCTGGTCGCTGCCGCTTCCACCCTGTCAAATGCAATGACCTCTTTGAAACAAACCGTTAGCCTAGACAGCACCAAAGAACTTGCCATACAAAATGGTTGGATCCATGCGGGCAGTTATTATTTTAAAATTATTGAAGCCACTGGTGGTAGTGAATCAGCCGTCACTATAGAGCCGAATGATCCGAATACAGATGAACTCGCCCAACTTTTTGGAGGCGATGAGCGCGCTGCAAACACTTTCCTAACAGAAATTGGTTCTTTGGCAGACGACTATCTAGAGAAAGCCAGTGATAATCTTGAACCTGTCGATGCCGGCGACAGACACACAGGTGATTTAGGCTTTCAAACAAAGACATCCAGCTTAAGTGGTGATGCCGTTAAAGCCTTGGATGCCGTTTTCGGTAGTTTCTTTAAGGATATTGCGGTAAAAATTGGCGAATACATGCATAACAATAGCACAGATCCAATCGTTTCTATTTCTCGTTTTGGCTCTGATGTTGTCGTTATTGTAGAAGCTATTTTCTGGGGTTCTCTCGTTGCGATATTCCTCGTCTGGTTGCTGACTTCGATTATGTGTTGTATGCAGCCTTTATGTAATGCCATGAATTTCCTGATTGGCGTCATTATACCGCTCGCAGGGCTTGCGATATCCATTGCCTGGGTGGAAGGTATTATCATGGCGCTCTACATACCAATGATACCTTATTTGGTCTTTACCTTTGCAGCCATTACGTGGGTCATATTGGTCATTGAGGCCTTATTAGCTGCTCCGCTCATTGGCTTAAGCTTGGTTATGCCCTCTGAAGACGAGCTGGGTAAAGCAACAACAGGTATTGTTATTTTATTTGGTCTCTTTATGCGCCCTGTTTTGATGATTGTCGGTTTCATCTTCTCCGTCAAATTGATTCTCGTTGCTTTCACAATGATTAGCTTTGGCTTTGGCGCTACATTACAATACAGTGTGCAACTCGGCATAGGCTTATTTGGATGCATTGCGGTTCTCTTTCTATACATGGGTATTGCAACTGCAGTCGTCCACGAATGCTTTAGCTTAATTTATAAAGTGCCAGACAAAACACTGGCTTGGATCAACGCTGGTGGTGGTGGCCATGATGAAGGTAGCAAAGTGAAAGCACTCAGAGGTAGTACAGAAGCAGGCGCTAAAGTAGGCCAGAAAGCCATGAGTGGTTTACTAGGAGCCGCAGGCTCCTTAAGCAAAAGCACTGGCGGCGGTGGAAAAGGCGGCGGTGGCGGCATGAAACTATAG
- a CDS encoding DotA/TraY family protein, with translation MNIYIKLFSIALLALLSGNAFGIDFSWESPPSDKSIEFLGKIFGPVGTALTGPESGILGKVMQVFNIAVLTLGSIVVSYTIIVSTINTAQEGEVMGRKWSSAWIPLRAAVGAAMLIPAPTYSLIQILFMHITVLGVHAANQIWQVTISTFSTTGISGSISVGSDAQLKGITQHLFKGLVCAELWNGEYSGVLGHTVEAYIKEPQNQLWIGVKGHDKYANICGGLKPGNTPSNALDSASWITTNLDAFMAAVSLMQPAAEEAANQPDKTLWTNTGITLAAMNSLKSNIASTPLKVDEDSDFNVNTTTATNNGWLYAGSYYFAFVEYSNDISFNPPTTIDPDSSDINALGDVGRTVYDPLSRKNANEYMVESDKNSTAPEVDRSNRLEISSPAGLSSEAQQFVSEITGPLRDLAYLFMDHLTERYSDPVASVRAVGSEIMITCEIIWFAIIAIMFILLIVGCTMSGIQPLCFAIGMIGMVAIPLLSLLLALLWGIGCVMGIYIPMIPYLVFTFTAIGWLVLVIETIIAAPIVALGLVSPAQEVLGKAAPAVLLITGVFLRPSLMVIGFVASILLVRTVVTMINYGFSATIEASIAGIGIFGVIALVTLYGGLILAVIHECFSLIHVLPDKILRWIGGQVEQSSVGQQVKELEKSVEKGAEVGSSLMKGTAAIAGSVIQGQMEGGGGGLTTIIEKITEKMGGDGDGGKMDMGDGPGGGAEGPGAGPSGGGAPGGAGG, from the coding sequence ATGAATATCTACATAAAATTATTCTCCATAGCATTACTTGCTTTGCTATCAGGTAATGCCTTTGGTATAGACTTTTCATGGGAAAGCCCCCCATCTGACAAATCAATTGAATTTTTAGGAAAAATCTTTGGTCCCGTTGGAACTGCGTTAACTGGCCCCGAATCTGGTATTTTGGGCAAGGTCATGCAAGTCTTTAATATTGCAGTATTGACCCTCGGTAGTATTGTTGTCAGTTATACGATTATCGTATCCACTATTAATACCGCCCAAGAAGGCGAGGTAATGGGACGCAAATGGTCTTCTGCTTGGATTCCATTACGTGCCGCAGTGGGCGCAGCAATGCTCATACCTGCCCCCACCTACTCTCTTATTCAAATTCTGTTTATGCATATCACTGTTTTAGGGGTACATGCTGCGAATCAAATTTGGCAAGTCACCATATCCACCTTCTCCACCACAGGTATCAGCGGCAGCATTAGCGTTGGATCGGATGCGCAATTGAAAGGTATTACGCAACATTTATTTAAAGGCTTAGTCTGTGCAGAATTATGGAATGGTGAATATTCGGGTGTACTCGGTCACACGGTTGAGGCCTACATAAAAGAACCTCAAAATCAATTATGGATTGGCGTTAAAGGACATGATAAATACGCAAATATCTGCGGTGGCTTAAAACCAGGCAATACACCTAGCAATGCTTTAGATTCTGCTTCATGGATAACAACAAACCTTGATGCCTTTATGGCTGCCGTCAGCCTTATGCAACCCGCAGCCGAAGAAGCTGCTAATCAACCAGACAAAACACTATGGACGAATACAGGCATCACACTCGCTGCAATGAATTCACTGAAGAGCAATATTGCAAGCACACCTCTCAAAGTAGATGAGGATTCTGATTTTAACGTAAATACTACCACAGCAACCAATAATGGATGGCTTTACGCAGGCAGTTATTATTTTGCCTTTGTGGAATATTCTAATGATATCTCCTTTAATCCACCGACAACGATTGATCCAGACTCCTCCGACATCAATGCACTCGGGGATGTGGGCAGAACGGTGTATGATCCACTATCGCGTAAAAATGCGAATGAATATATGGTTGAATCTGATAAAAATTCAACTGCACCTGAGGTCGACAGATCCAATCGACTCGAAATCTCTTCTCCGGCTGGACTCTCTTCTGAAGCACAACAATTTGTAAGTGAAATCACGGGGCCTTTACGCGATTTGGCTTATTTGTTTATGGATCACTTAACAGAGCGCTATAGCGATCCGGTTGCTTCCGTGCGTGCGGTTGGCTCAGAAATCATGATCACCTGTGAGATTATTTGGTTCGCCATTATTGCAATCATGTTTATCTTACTGATTGTAGGCTGCACCATGTCTGGTATACAGCCACTCTGTTTTGCGATTGGTATGATAGGAATGGTGGCTATTCCACTGTTATCCCTGCTCTTAGCCTTGCTGTGGGGTATCGGGTGTGTGATGGGTATTTATATTCCCATGATCCCTTATTTGGTCTTTACCTTTACAGCTATTGGCTGGCTGGTACTCGTGATTGAAACCATTATTGCTGCGCCGATTGTTGCTTTAGGTCTTGTAAGTCCTGCTCAAGAAGTCTTGGGTAAAGCAGCGCCTGCGGTGTTACTCATTACCGGCGTATTCTTAAGGCCAAGCTTAATGGTAATCGGTTTTGTTGCTTCTATCTTGCTGGTCAGAACGGTTGTTACCATGATTAACTATGGCTTCTCTGCAACCATAGAAGCATCGATTGCTGGTATTGGTATCTTCGGTGTAATTGCCTTGGTTACACTCTATGGTGGTTTAATCTTAGCCGTTATTCATGAATGCTTCAGTCTCATTCACGTTTTGCCTGATAAAATCCTACGTTGGATTGGTGGACAAGTAGAACAATCTTCTGTGGGACAACAAGTCAAAGAGCTCGAGAAGTCTGTAGAAAAAGGTGCAGAAGTTGGTTCTTCTTTGATGAAAGGTACCGCTGCTATTGCAGGTAGTGTGATTCAAGGTCAAATGGAAGGTGGCGGTGGCGGCTTGACTACGATTATTGAAAAAATCACCGAGAAAATGGGTGGTGACGGTGATGGTGGCAAAATGGATATGGGTGATGGCCCTGGCGGTGGTGCGGAGGGTCCCGGAGCTGGACCTAGTGGTGGTGGTGCACCCGGCGGCGCAGGTGGTTAA
- a CDS encoding type IV secretion IcmS family protein — translation MAQDFIKNFKSVAKLLKCNFTLRDQPISVDQVFADTGLLPSIMRRADQLSSFCLGYGLGVSFEETQGTMLGVKVKFDEVTPNSLRLLCATDVLIELIQSAPSRDITPLDDLMYD, via the coding sequence ATGGCACAAGATTTTATCAAAAACTTTAAATCGGTTGCGAAACTTTTAAAGTGTAATTTTACCTTGCGCGATCAGCCAATATCGGTTGATCAGGTTTTTGCAGATACGGGGCTTTTGCCTTCCATCATGAGAAGAGCTGATCAATTAAGCTCTTTTTGTTTGGGATATGGTTTAGGGGTGAGTTTTGAAGAGACACAAGGCACGATGCTGGGCGTAAAAGTTAAATTTGACGAAGTTACCCCAAATTCTTTGAGGTTACTATGTGCAACAGACGTGTTGATTGAGCTTATTCAATCAGCGCCTTCAAGAGATATTACGCCATTAGATGATTTAATGTACGACTAA
- the icmP gene encoding type IVB secretion system coupling complex protein DotM/IcmP, translating to MGGQQGAGGGEDKNSYGLLWAIAGIFVVGAIVWHFYGTQLKIGYMKVKYWELSAVSFFVDDDEVDAWRDGVKQAFEEKTVKRATMYEASQVARLSGEYLRYPISIILGFLAWFLFRGHATMRFNKQYDMHSLARQEKVNWPQISPVVELDLIKEDINEGAWAMAMNPMQFAKHYKLLKIEIVANKRASWKSEGEIQATVIKEKATQVFSSQMGPLWTGVNALAPHTKAIYAALLLRAEHKADEAREFLGGLSRSAAKGTIDYSQVDEIIKKHEKCKAALKCQQLHAYVLTIMASMLVIARSDGVLASCDFLWLKPLDRKLWFLLNCVGRQVAVSEVGGPFAHWLAEKHMGRPLSVPMVEQATAALEKAIEGMVYIPEENEELAKPQQAN from the coding sequence ATGGGTGGACAACAAGGTGCAGGTGGTGGTGAAGATAAGAACTCCTACGGGCTGCTTTGGGCAATTGCTGGTATTTTTGTGGTGGGCGCTATTGTTTGGCATTTTTATGGTACTCAGCTCAAAATTGGCTATATGAAGGTCAAGTACTGGGAATTATCAGCCGTTTCTTTTTTTGTTGATGATGATGAGGTAGATGCTTGGCGGGATGGCGTTAAGCAAGCCTTTGAAGAAAAAACTGTAAAAAGAGCCACTATGTATGAGGCCAGTCAGGTTGCAAGACTTTCTGGTGAGTATCTGCGCTATCCGATCAGTATCATACTAGGCTTTTTGGCTTGGTTTTTATTCAGAGGGCATGCAACGATGCGTTTTAATAAGCAGTATGATATGCATTCCTTAGCACGGCAAGAGAAAGTGAATTGGCCACAAATTTCGCCTGTGGTGGAGCTTGACCTCATAAAAGAAGATATTAACGAGGGTGCTTGGGCAATGGCCATGAATCCAATGCAGTTTGCGAAGCATTATAAGCTCTTAAAAATTGAGATCGTTGCCAATAAAAGAGCTTCCTGGAAATCAGAAGGTGAGATACAAGCAACAGTTATCAAAGAAAAAGCCACCCAAGTTTTCTCCTCTCAAATGGGACCTCTTTGGACGGGCGTTAATGCCTTGGCACCTCATACAAAAGCGATTTACGCTGCTTTGCTATTAAGGGCAGAGCATAAAGCGGATGAGGCAAGAGAGTTTTTAGGCGGTTTGTCTCGTTCTGCCGCAAAAGGAACCATCGATTATTCCCAAGTGGATGAAATTATTAAAAAGCATGAAAAATGCAAAGCAGCTTTAAAATGTCAGCAACTACATGCCTATGTGCTCACAATTATGGCATCTATGCTGGTGATAGCAAGATCGGATGGCGTATTGGCGAGTTGTGACTTTCTATGGCTCAAACCGCTTGATAGAAAATTATGGTTTTTGCTTAACTGTGTAGGGCGACAGGTTGCCGTTTCAGAAGTGGGCGGGCCTTTTGCGCATTGGCTTGCTGAAAAACATATGGGAAGGCCGTTGAGTGTGCCCATGGTAGAGCAGGCAACCGCTGCTTTAGAGAAAGCAATTGAAGGAATGGTATACATTCCAGAAGAAAATGAAGAGTTAGCAAAACCACAACAGGCAAATTAA
- the icmW gene encoding type IVB secretion system protein IcmW → MPDLSLEAVHTFWHDYDKRTLYRIVTSMEGIESWAADKDPRVEEALLRLGACLDDVQDFEFNDEASMIKLLANIRSGRALRLMQFLDVLKPGTASKLLIYAEEQTKDENKNKYADLFLKRNLAFERLQLLGRVFAPERINLILKALESEHE, encoded by the coding sequence GTGCCAGATTTATCGTTAGAAGCCGTACATACCTTTTGGCATGATTACGACAAGCGAACGTTGTATAGAATCGTGACCTCAATGGAAGGTATTGAATCTTGGGCTGCCGACAAAGATCCACGTGTTGAAGAAGCACTCCTTAGATTGGGTGCTTGTTTGGATGATGTGCAAGATTTTGAATTTAACGATGAAGCTTCCATGATAAAGCTTTTGGCAAATATCCGCTCAGGACGTGCCTTACGACTGATGCAATTTCTAGATGTACTAAAACCAGGCACGGCATCAAAACTACTTATCTACGCTGAAGAACAAACCAAAGATGAAAATAAGAATAAATATGCCGATCTATTTTTAAAGCGAAATCTGGCCTTCGAAAGGTTGCAACTTTTAGGTCGCGTTTTCGCTCCAGAAAGAATCAATTTAATCTTAAAAGCATTGGAGTCTGAACATGAGTAA
- a CDS encoding BCCT family transporter — protein MIKTYKAVNIVSSLVGVLILSWLSIFKPNLILLYSVPTSVAGYLLLLLFITPAGGIVLGDRTERLPFVAWLSKIVNANLILFIFTIAVSYAFLSAGPIFTMGALSYDFTTEIISSYTLTHWGIFPWGIYGIWGLVVAYNAYIKKGTPFLYQSVDFFPLRLQAMFKTFVESSSFITTIFAICTMAVTAILLFSYSIYQQLHFHHFLLPFISVSFLGLLLPIFALKFGKRIFRRLAKRGFGISRLMTMLMAISFPLLLLIAYANGILVAASPELFEKSKCLECIKYFNVAPVEDRFASIYWGWFLLWAPLAGSYLASISKGRTIRELVFGIMLMPAIFFISIKLLTTADIKSGMAFINQPSMLPVTFVILGLLCCWFLLIITRNTNDNSLFLSGFFKVSDKFKQDRLKVCNASRVVGLSKFGSQVAITFIMVLLMHTIAGWYIMQFQIVALAGILVTAVYWAINCIIIQFFIDKVWIGNKNIKPFRSSYVKESKPKKNRKYNLHT, from the coding sequence ATGATAAAAACCTATAAAGCAGTTAATATCGTTTCTTCCCTCGTTGGCGTTTTGATTCTGAGCTGGTTGTCAATTTTTAAGCCTAATTTAATTTTACTCTACAGTGTCCCTACCTCAGTGGCAGGTTATTTATTATTGTTATTGTTTATTACACCTGCGGGAGGCATTGTTTTAGGAGATAGAACAGAAAGATTACCTTTTGTTGCCTGGCTCTCTAAAATTGTTAATGCCAATCTCATATTATTTATTTTTACGATAGCCGTATCTTATGCTTTTTTAAGTGCGGGGCCTATTTTCACTATGGGCGCACTTTCTTATGATTTTACGACTGAAATTATATCAAGTTATACGTTGACGCATTGGGGGATCTTCCCTTGGGGCATTTATGGCATTTGGGGTTTGGTGGTTGCTTATAATGCTTATATAAAAAAAGGCACGCCTTTTTTATATCAAAGCGTGGATTTTTTTCCTCTTCGCTTGCAGGCAATGTTTAAAACATTTGTGGAAAGTTCGTCTTTTATTACAACCATCTTTGCCATATGCACGATGGCAGTGACAGCCATACTTTTGTTTTCCTATTCTATTTATCAGCAATTGCATTTTCATCATTTCTTGCTGCCTTTTATCTCTGTTAGCTTTTTAGGTCTGTTGTTGCCAATATTTGCGTTGAAGTTTGGCAAGCGTATTTTCAGACGTTTGGCAAAAAGAGGATTTGGTATTTCCAGACTGATGACTATGCTCATGGCAATTTCATTTCCTTTGCTGTTATTGATTGCTTATGCAAATGGAATATTGGTTGCTGCTTCTCCGGAATTGTTTGAGAAATCAAAATGCTTGGAATGTATTAAGTATTTTAATGTAGCACCTGTAGAAGATCGCTTTGCCAGTATATATTGGGGGTGGTTTTTATTGTGGGCACCTTTGGCGGGCTCTTATTTGGCCTCTATTTCAAAAGGACGCACTATTAGAGAGCTTGTTTTTGGCATTATGTTGATGCCTGCTATCTTTTTTATTAGCATTAAATTACTAACGACCGCAGATATAAAAAGCGGCATGGCTTTTATTAACCAGCCTAGTATGCTGCCTGTTACTTTTGTTATCTTGGGCTTATTATGTTGTTGGTTTTTATTAATCATTACCAGAAATACAAATGATAATAGCTTATTTTTATCTGGTTTTTTTAAAGTATCAGATAAATTTAAGCAAGATAGGCTTAAAGTGTGTAATGCAAGTAGAGTCGTTGGTTTAAGTAAATTTGGCTCTCAGGTAGCAATTACTTTTATTATGGTTCTTTTGATGCATACAATAGCAGGATGGTACATCATGCAATTTCAAATTGTTGCATTGGCAGGTATTTTAGTGACTGCTGTTTATTGGGCAATCAATTGTATTATTATCCAATTTTTTATAGATAAAGTTTGGATTGGTAATAAAAACATCAAACCCTTCCGTTCTTCTTATGTCAAAGAATCAAAGCCTAAAAAAAATCGAAAATATAATCTTCACACATGA
- a CDS encoding type IV secretory system conjugative DNA transfer family protein yields MSEFRGLDSKHEHGASEMARDTRPLGQRAAEFFGNPLYASCIIGSCIATIIMFPECADIVGLFALGEFLFSYTRKVSLPCKMPQTSQLDDYNDCIPGTSKPRKARGITFLGNEKGSMNELWFTNDDMRTHVLIFGSTGSGKTEALVSIAFNSLAQGSGFIYIDGKGDNSLYAKVFGMVRKMGRDDDLLLINFMTGARDVIGAQKSRLSNTMNPFANGSSSMLTQLVVSLMDSGGGGGDGDMWKGRAISFVEALMKILVGMRDEGHILLDANLIRNYFLLEKLEMIVVDRRFPLNEKDSVPLDGMNPAYLDPIDNYIYNLPGYNKAKKGNQAGEVREQHGFITMQLGRTFSSLADTYSHIVRTNLAEVDLKDVVLNRRILVVLLPALEKSPEELSNLGKIIIASLKAMMAAGLGDEVEGSYRDVILRKPTTSPSPYVCIMDEYGYYAVPGFAVVPAQARSLGFSAIFAGQDLPAFQKASKEEAASIGANTNIKICMKMEDPGETWEFFNKTAGETYATSVSGFQINSGSMTNNYLDSKNANIEKRSRIDLLDLRDQREGDAHIFFRSKIIRARMFYANPPPAQKMQVNQYLCIEKPADADMVNLDKRIRRFSQVFNAPQFVMDPPAPNDDINTIAQAMQSYEHLKPFERGIAAVIAILEKEVEKQRHVREEMEQEQSQEFANEVHAFTPVYVPDFAVDIVGEEDMKRFSNPLLLRGRTREALMHIERLAGKTESEAKETAENLINDIIKATYYPPKNVLSHDPEGALDILEQLYDLFSKYAGTGTGE; encoded by the coding sequence ATGTCAGAGTTTCGTGGTTTAGATTCGAAGCATGAACATGGCGCCAGTGAGATGGCGCGAGACACGCGACCGCTTGGTCAGCGTGCGGCAGAGTTCTTTGGCAATCCACTTTATGCAAGCTGTATCATTGGTTCTTGTATTGCCACCATCATTATGTTTCCAGAATGTGCAGATATTGTCGGCTTATTTGCACTTGGAGAGTTTTTATTTTCATACACACGTAAGGTGAGTTTGCCTTGCAAAATGCCACAAACTTCCCAATTAGATGATTATAACGACTGTATTCCTGGTACGAGCAAGCCTAGAAAAGCACGTGGTATTACATTCTTGGGAAATGAAAAAGGCTCCATGAATGAGTTGTGGTTTACCAATGATGATATGAGAACCCACGTTCTTATTTTTGGTTCAACCGGTTCTGGTAAAACAGAAGCCTTGGTTTCAATTGCCTTTAACTCTTTGGCGCAGGGTAGCGGTTTTATCTATATCGATGGTAAAGGTGATAACTCCCTGTATGCCAAAGTATTTGGCATGGTTAGGAAAATGGGGCGTGATGATGATTTATTATTAATCAATTTCATGACTGGTGCCAGAGACGTTATTGGCGCCCAAAAGAGTCGCTTATCTAATACGATGAACCCCTTTGCAAACGGCTCTTCCAGTATGTTAACGCAGCTGGTTGTAAGTTTGATGGATTCAGGCGGTGGCGGCGGCGATGGTGATATGTGGAAAGGTCGCGCAATCTCTTTCGTAGAAGCGCTTATGAAAATATTGGTTGGTATGCGTGATGAAGGGCATATCTTACTGGATGCAAACTTAATTCGTAATTATTTCTTATTAGAAAAATTAGAAATGATCGTTGTTGATAGACGTTTCCCTTTAAATGAAAAAGATTCCGTCCCCTTAGATGGCATGAATCCAGCTTATTTAGATCCAATCGATAACTACATTTATAACTTACCAGGTTACAATAAAGCCAAGAAAGGTAATCAAGCGGGTGAAGTTCGTGAACAGCATGGTTTTATCACTATGCAGTTGGGTCGTACCTTCAGCTCACTTGCAGATACTTATTCGCATATCGTGCGTACCAATTTGGCGGAAGTGGATTTAAAAGACGTTGTATTAAATCGTCGAATTTTAGTTGTACTGTTACCTGCTTTAGAAAAATCACCTGAAGAATTATCAAATTTAGGAAAAATTATCATTGCTTCTTTAAAAGCAATGATGGCAGCAGGCTTGGGTGATGAGGTTGAAGGTAGTTATAGAGATGTGATTTTACGTAAACCAACCACCTCTCCGTCACCTTATGTTTGTATCATGGATGAGTATGGTTATTATGCCGTACCTGGTTTTGCGGTGGTGCCAGCACAAGCTCGTTCTCTAGGGTTCTCTGCTATTTTTGCTGGACAAGATTTACCTGCCTTCCAAAAGGCATCTAAAGAAGAAGCGGCATCTATTGGTGCGAATACAAACATTAAGATTTGTATGAAAATGGAAGATCCAGGTGAAACATGGGAATTCTTTAATAAAACAGCTGGTGAAACTTATGCTACCAGTGTGAGTGGCTTCCAGATTAATTCAGGTAGTATGACCAACAACTATCTTGACTCTAAAAATGCGAATATTGAGAAACGTTCACGTATTGATTTATTAGATTTAAGAGATCAACGTGAAGGGGATGCGCACATCTTCTTCCGTTCTAAAATTATTCGCGCCAGAATGTTTTATGCAAATCCACCACCTGCACAAAAAATGCAGGTCAACCAATACCTTTGTATTGAAAAACCCGCAGATGCGGATATGGTTAATTTAGACAAACGTATTCGTCGTTTTTCTCAAGTTTTCAATGCACCGCAATTTGTCATGGATCCACCTGCACCGAATGATGATATTAATACCATTGCACAAGCAATGCAGTCATATGAGCATTTGAAGCCTTTTGAACGTGGTATTGCTGCTGTCATTGCAATCTTAGAAAAAGAGGTTGAGAAGCAACGCCATGTTCGCGAAGAAATGGAGCAAGAACAGTCACAAGAATTTGCAAATGAAGTCCATGCCTTCACCCCTGTTTATGTACCAGATTTTGCGGTAGACATTGTGGGTGAAGAAGACATGAAACGCTTCTCCAATCCTTTATTGTTAAGGGGGCGTACACGTGAAGCACTTATGCATATTGAGCGATTAGCGGGTAAGACAGAGAGCGAAGCCAAAGAAACGGCTGAAAATCTTATTAACGATATTATTAAAGCAACTTATTATCCACCAAAGAATGTTTTATCGCATGATCCAGAAGGTGCTTTGGATATTTTAGAGCAATTATATGATTTGTTCTCAAAATATGCAGGAACAGGGACGGGTGAATAG